The genomic window TTATGATATTCTTTTCATATCTTTTTCTTTCTATCTCTGTCATGTTTATCTCTGCTAATTTTTGTTCTACTTTATCTATATTTTTAGAAGTAGATCCTTCAGCAACCTCACTGTTTTTGAAAATATAAATCCACTCATCTATTTTTTTTTGAATAACGCCTTTATATCTATCTACAGTTATTAAGTAATATTCAGGAAAAATATTTTTTTCTTTCAAACTATATTTAGGAGATAAACTTTCGGGTATCTCTGCTTTTTTCCTTATTACTAATCGCTCGCCATTATTAATCCCTTTAAATTCTGTTATGCCCTTGTATAAATAATCGCTTCCTTCTCCCAGATTAAAATATAAGATACTAATAGATATTACTTTACTAATATTCGAAAAATCTTCTCCTAATTTTTGATGATTCACAATTATTTTAGAGGAAGCATACAATAAACTCTCTAAAAAATCTATCTCACGGGTGTTTTGAATTTCAATATATATCTTGCGGTGTGAACTATCCTCTACCAATAAATCCACGCGAGTAAATTTATCATTCTCATCTACTTGATTCATCTCACTCTCTAAGAGAGATAATATTTTTATTTCATCATCTTCCAATAAAGCAGATAAAAAACCCTCTAATATATCAAAATTTGCCTTATCTCTCAAGAGAGTTTTCATCGCCCAATCAAATCGAATTAACCTCTTTGCTTTCATATTTCTTTTATTTATATTTAATTTTTTTTTTGACTAACATTTTAAAAGTAAGGGTTTTCTTGAATATACTATTTAAATACTTCCAAAATTTATTTGTTTTTTCGTTTTTGAAACTCAAACTCTCGTGTAATGTTAAACCCTAATCGTATTTGAGCTTCTTTCCATGAAGAGTTTGTTTCTACTAAAAATGCTTTTTCAATAATTGCCGCAGAGTTTGTAATAAAGAGCTGGAATACATGCCCACCTGTTTCAATATCTATGCCCAAGCTAAAAGAATCTGAGTTATTCTCGTAGTTTGGAATACTAGAAACAGGTGTTTTTGTAGGGATTCTGAGAAAATATTCTCCCGTGATAGCCACTCTTTTAGAAATCTTGAACCTTCCTCCAAATCCCATTATGGGAAATAGATTCATATCAGCAGCTTTATCTACTAAATTTTTATGAACGAGGGTAGGCATAAGCTGAAGAGATAGATGCTCATTGAATTTTCTGGCTATCAGTAATTGATGTGTATATGCCAATCGAGAAGTAAAGAAAGAGAGTGTATTATCCCCTCGTAAACCATTTATAGATACAGATCCCAAATATACAAGAGAAATAAAACTTGTTTTTTTTCCTTTTCCCTGACGGAGCATTGCAAACTTAGCAAATCCATCCCATGACTGTTGGTAATTGCTTCTTCCTAT from Chitinophagaceae bacterium includes these protein-coding regions:
- a CDS encoding Rpn family recombination-promoting nuclease/putative transposase; the encoded protein is MKAKRLIRFDWAMKTLLRDKANFDILEGFLSALLEDDEIKILSLLESEMNQVDENDKFTRVDLLVEDSSHRKIYIEIQNTREIDFLESLLYASSKIIVNHQKLGEDFSNISKVISISILYFNLGEGSDYLYKGITEFKGINNGERLVIRKKAEIPESLSPKYSLKEKNIFPEYYLITVDRYKGVIQKKIDEWIYIFKNSEVAEGSTSKNIDKVEQKLAEINMTEIERKRYEKNIINWVRDKDAFRTARIDGREEGKIEEKVTLGLKMLDKGIPDITIQEVIEFTDAQMQILKTGWKNKLSVIEIIKTITDKSMY
- a CDS encoding DUF5777 family beta-barrel protein, producing the protein MDRTRVTSKLIKKNIFAFGLLWVLSVPLLGQEHTTDDLENLLVETEEEPSFTKATFKSSRIINGHSVERVAKNSLEFRISHRFGEMFPNASHTNANNTGLNTLYGIFASANIRLAVEYGISDRFMIGIGRSNYQQSWDGFAKFAMLRQGKGKKTSFISLVYLGSVSINGLRGDNTLSFFTSRLAYTHQLLIARKFNEHLSLQLMPTLVHKNLVDKAADMNLFPIMGFGGRFKISKRVAITGEYFLRIPTKTPVSSIPNYENNSDSFSLGIDIETGGHVFQLFITNSAAIIEKAFLVETNSSWKEAQIRLGFNITREFEFQKRKNK